Proteins from a genomic interval of Paenibacillus sp. RC334:
- a CDS encoding SIS domain-containing protein, which yields MNVHQTVQTIFEQMSGEISEVYLVACGGSLVDMYPSKYFLDSEAKKLVAGMYTANEFVHALPKRLGQNSVVIVCSHGGNTPESVAAAKSAKEKGAYTIGLTHNSEATLLNYSDYVFLYEWGEESDVKNNPMAIIMELTVELLHITEGYAHYQSFQNGLGAINGIINRAKKQVEPRASVFADKYRNEELFYILTSGASYGHAYGFAICSLMEMQWLHAASIHSGEFFHGPFEVTDKETPFILMINEGRTRALDERARTFLNQYAEKVEVIDAKELGIGTIPDEVVEFFNPVLFYSIVCVYREALANVRNHPLETRRYMGKVAY from the coding sequence ATGAATGTACATCAGACAGTTCAGACGATTTTTGAACAAATGAGTGGAGAGATTTCCGAGGTTTATTTGGTAGCCTGCGGGGGGTCATTAGTCGATATGTATCCTTCAAAATATTTTCTTGATAGTGAAGCAAAGAAGCTGGTAGCCGGGATGTATACGGCGAATGAATTTGTGCATGCGCTGCCAAAACGGCTAGGTCAAAACTCAGTAGTCATCGTTTGCTCTCACGGAGGAAATACACCAGAATCGGTAGCGGCTGCTAAATCAGCTAAAGAGAAAGGTGCTTACACGATCGGCTTAACCCACAACAGTGAAGCGACACTGCTCAACTACTCTGATTATGTTTTCCTCTATGAATGGGGAGAAGAGAGTGATGTAAAAAATAACCCTATGGCCATTATTATGGAGCTTACTGTTGAATTGCTTCATATCACTGAAGGCTACGCACATTACCAATCTTTCCAGAACGGACTGGGGGCAATCAACGGGATTATAAACCGGGCCAAAAAGCAAGTTGAACCACGTGCTAGTGTATTTGCCGACAAGTATCGCAATGAGGAACTCTTCTATATCCTGACCAGCGGAGCTTCTTATGGACATGCCTACGGATTTGCGATCTGCTCTCTGATGGAAATGCAATGGCTTCATGCGGCCTCAATCCACTCCGGTGAGTTTTTCCACGGCCCGTTTGAAGTTACAGATAAGGAAACTCCATTTATTCTGATGATCAATGAAGGACGCACACGGGCATTGGATGAGCGGGCGCGGACTTTCCTGAACCAATATGCCGAGAAAGTGGAAGTGATCGATGCGAAGGAGCTTGGAATCGGAACAATTCCTGACGAGGTCGTAGAGTTTTTTAATCCGGTTTTATTTTACAGCATTGTATGTGTGTATCGTGAAGCACTCGCTAATGTACGCAATCATCCACTGGAAACTCGCCGTTATATGGGCAAGGTAGCTTACTAA
- a CDS encoding amidohydrolase family protein, translating into MQRKNDALADKVLLSNAIFNGLEDEASPGFIALRGDRIAAVGRPEEAQAWIGVETVVYDLGDAFVMPGVHDNHVFFTGYMSMHRGVDLTHTASIEEAVKLMLQEASNLPSGKDVNAYGWSEENWGSLPEQSLLDELFPERAVIAINLNKSYCWMNRLAQDKYQFSPDQCSAEARVLLNQAMMQDHSLVKQEFMEFSRMLAARGVTSIKDIGFDRHSELLPIVKELQDEDELLLRFHFALEPVVEPLDISTGTQYKALYNGDLIRFQGYKLMLDGVVADHTGDMLEPYADMPGVTTLRPVDYNKIEESVLEADSQGIKCCLTAEGDAAIRQAVSMIIKCRDRQGNNHIRHSISDIEYPHPDDLIRMGENEIFAEVYAQILLLNPTYEEAYMSVVAGKGNEHRFYNYKSMLEANVPITIGTDLPLFITSVPDSLYSASHRLFPDGSPAGGWYSDRGMPPSEVLKAWTINGARHCYMEEDTGTLEAGKYADIAVFDRNLLNASAGDIRDAQVILTIMGGKVTYNHSWNEG; encoded by the coding sequence ATGCAACGGAAGAATGATGCACTGGCGGACAAGGTCCTGCTGTCAAATGCTATTTTTAATGGCTTGGAAGATGAAGCTTCACCTGGGTTTATTGCACTGCGAGGAGACCGTATTGCAGCAGTGGGACGTCCCGAAGAAGCACAAGCTTGGATAGGAGTGGAAACGGTTGTCTATGATTTGGGTGATGCCTTTGTTATGCCAGGAGTTCATGACAACCATGTATTTTTTACCGGATATATGTCGATGCATCGGGGCGTGGATCTGACTCATACAGCCTCGATAGAAGAAGCAGTAAAGTTAATGCTACAGGAGGCAAGTAACCTTCCGTCAGGAAAAGATGTAAACGCTTACGGATGGAGCGAGGAAAATTGGGGCAGCCTGCCTGAGCAAAGCTTGTTGGACGAGTTGTTTCCCGAGCGGGCGGTCATCGCTATTAATCTAAATAAAAGCTACTGCTGGATGAACCGATTGGCTCAGGATAAATATCAATTTTCGCCGGATCAATGCAGTGCTGAAGCACGCGTTTTGCTTAACCAGGCTATGATGCAGGACCACAGCCTTGTTAAGCAAGAGTTTATGGAGTTTAGCCGGATGCTGGCCGCACGGGGAGTTACTTCTATAAAAGATATTGGCTTTGACAGACATAGCGAGTTGCTACCTATTGTCAAAGAACTGCAAGATGAGGATGAACTGCTGCTCAGATTTCATTTTGCGCTTGAACCAGTCGTTGAACCGCTGGATATTTCCACGGGCACCCAATATAAAGCCCTTTATAATGGAGACCTTATTCGTTTCCAAGGATACAAGCTGATGCTTGACGGTGTCGTAGCAGATCATACGGGAGACATGCTGGAACCCTACGCAGATATGCCCGGAGTAACGACGCTGAGGCCCGTTGATTACAACAAGATTGAAGAATCTGTGCTGGAAGCCGACAGTCAAGGGATCAAATGCTGCTTGACCGCGGAAGGCGATGCAGCAATTCGTCAAGCGGTATCCATGATTATTAAATGCCGTGACCGACAAGGTAATAACCATATCAGGCATTCTATTAGTGATATTGAATACCCTCATCCAGATGATCTGATCAGAATGGGTGAAAACGAAATTTTTGCCGAAGTCTACGCCCAAATCCTGCTACTGAATCCTACCTATGAAGAGGCTTATATGTCTGTTGTAGCAGGCAAAGGGAATGAACACCGCTTTTATAATTATAAATCCATGCTGGAAGCTAATGTGCCGATAACGATTGGGACTGATCTGCCCTTATTTATAACCAGTGTTCCCGATTCACTGTACTCAGCTTCTCACCGGTTATTTCCGGACGGTTCGCCTGCTGGAGGCTGGTATTCTGATCGGGGGATGCCGCCATCTGAAGTTTTAAAGGCATGGACCATCAATGGAGCCAGACATTGTTATATGGAAGAGGATACAGGTACGCTGGAGGCCGGGAAATATGCGGACATTGCTGTTTTTGACCGTAACCTCCTGAATGCATCTGCTGGTGATATCAGGGATGCCCAAGTGATACTGACCATCATGGGAGGGAAGGTTACTTATAACCATTCTTGGAATGAGGGATAA
- a CDS encoding GntR family transcriptional regulator: MLNSEQAEPLYIQLQKAVKTAIHNGTFTQGGRIPTETELSETYNVSRITVRKAIAELVREGYLTKRQGKGTFVNVPKIGRKIEHVISFTAACKSNGLSSHSVVTEREILEADEEIAPQLQLQQGEKVLYIQRKRYAGDQPLMLENNFYPYDRFAFLMDEQLEGSVYELLRDKYSIDPNQPGETILQISLADEYQAKLLETAIGQALFYMHTIIYDQHGSPVHVGKQYIIGDRYQFSI, translated from the coding sequence ATGCTGAATTCAGAACAGGCAGAGCCATTATATATTCAATTACAAAAAGCGGTCAAAACCGCTATTCATAATGGAACATTCACACAGGGAGGTCGTATACCGACCGAAACGGAGCTAAGCGAGACCTATAATGTAAGTCGAATTACCGTAAGAAAGGCAATTGCCGAATTGGTTCGTGAAGGTTATCTGACCAAACGTCAAGGGAAAGGCACCTTTGTTAATGTACCCAAGATCGGTCGGAAGATTGAACATGTAATCAGCTTTACGGCTGCCTGCAAATCCAATGGGCTCTCTTCACACAGTGTGGTCACAGAACGTGAAATCCTGGAAGCAGATGAGGAAATTGCACCTCAGCTGCAGCTGCAGCAAGGAGAAAAAGTGCTATATATTCAGCGCAAAAGATACGCCGGTGATCAACCGCTCATGCTGGAGAATAATTTTTATCCTTATGACCGATTTGCTTTTCTAATGGACGAGCAGCTGGAGGGGTCTGTGTACGAACTGCTGCGTGATAAATACAGCATCGATCCTAATCAACCGGGAGAGACGATATTACAAATCTCTTTGGCGGATGAATACCAGGCAAAGCTGCTGGAGACGGCCATCGGGCAAGCATTGTTCTACATGCATACGATTATTTATGATCAGCATGGAAGCCCCGTTCATGTAGGTAAGCAGTACATCATCGGAGACCGTTATCAATTCTCAATATAA
- a CDS encoding fructoselysine 6-kinase, which yields MKVLGIGDNVVDKYVHLRMMYPGGNALNFSVFAKRAGVDAAFIGVFGDDNEGRHVEHILRELDIDISRCRYHSGENGCARVTLEEGDRVFLDSNEGGVTRLHPLELSEEDKAYLRGFDLIHTGLYSHTGHLLPELEALEIPLSFDFSDDFTDTQVEQYITHANFAFFSCSHMTDEETQNYIRSKRKKEGQILVATRGGDRSVAYDGTRFYFQMPESVDAVDTMGAGDSYITAFLLSFLKNGAIQDAMAEGSRVAAQSCLVEGSFGYGVRY from the coding sequence ATGAAAGTTCTAGGCATTGGCGATAATGTGGTAGATAAATATGTTCATTTGCGCATGATGTACCCTGGCGGCAATGCGCTTAATTTCAGTGTGTTTGCCAAAAGGGCGGGAGTAGATGCTGCCTTTATAGGAGTATTTGGGGACGATAACGAAGGACGACATGTAGAACACATCCTCCGTGAGCTAGACATTGACATCTCACGGTGCAGGTATCACAGCGGGGAGAACGGCTGTGCACGTGTAACATTGGAAGAGGGAGACAGAGTCTTTCTGGATAGCAATGAGGGAGGGGTTACCCGCCTCCATCCACTGGAACTGAGCGAAGAGGATAAGGCTTATCTTCGCGGGTTCGATCTTATTCACACCGGCTTGTACAGTCATACGGGACATTTGCTGCCTGAATTGGAGGCGTTGGAAATTCCTCTTTCCTTTGACTTCTCGGATGATTTTACAGATACACAGGTGGAACAATATATTACGCATGCTAATTTTGCTTTTTTCTCTTGTAGCCATATGACAGACGAAGAGACACAAAATTATATCCGCTCTAAACGAAAAAAAGAAGGACAAATACTGGTTGCTACACGCGGTGGAGACAGATCTGTTGCATATGATGGAACAAGGTTTTATTTCCAAATGCCTGAATCCGTTGACGCAGTGGATACAATGGGGGCAGGGGACTCGTATATTACTGCCTTTTTACTGAGCTTTTTGAAAAACGGCGCCATTCAGGACGCTATGGCCGAAGGCTCAAGGGTTGCCGCTCAGAGCTGTCTGGTAGAAGGCTCTTTCGGATACGGCGTTCGTTATTAA
- a CDS encoding ribonuclease J — translation MHADNRLLIAALGGVNEIGKNMYFIQYDQDIVVIDCGSKFPDENLPGIDLIVPDFTYLLENKDKVKALIVTHGHEDHIGGIPYLLKQINIPVYGTKLTIELIKIKLKEHNLLRDAELHLIDANSIVQAGTIQASFFTTVHSIPDCLGVFFQTPEGNVVHTGDFKFDMSPVSGPFPDLHRMAEIGKQGVKVLLSESTNAERPGFTPSERLVGGHILDAFARAKQQVFISTFASNVNRVQQVIDAAVETGRKLVLLGRSMINVVSVAKELGFLSMPEDLLIEAEETEKFPAEKIAVLCTGSQGEPMAALSRLANSMHRKIEILPGDTVIIAAGAIPGNERNLAQVIDNLYVLGAQVIYGSGSSTGMHVSGHGSQEELKLMLTLMKPQYLIPVHGEFRMLYQHRLLAESVGIPNENVFIVHNGDTIQIEEGRASLGPKVPSGNSLVDGLMTGDVGNIVLRDRKKLSSDGMLIIVTTLSKNEKHMLAMPEVISRGFVFVKDSEVLMNQIRETIMSTVNELTEIEMSQWGLIKQMLKDNVGRFIYSQTKRRPMILPIIIEI, via the coding sequence ATGCATGCTGATAATAGATTACTCATTGCTGCTCTAGGCGGTGTTAATGAAATCGGGAAAAACATGTATTTCATCCAATACGATCAGGATATTGTCGTTATCGATTGTGGCTCCAAGTTTCCTGATGAGAACTTGCCTGGTATTGACCTCATTGTGCCAGATTTCACCTATTTACTGGAAAATAAAGATAAAGTCAAAGCGCTCATCGTGACTCATGGGCATGAGGATCACATCGGAGGTATTCCTTATTTACTGAAACAGATCAACATTCCCGTTTATGGGACAAAGCTCACCATCGAATTGATTAAGATAAAGCTAAAGGAGCATAACCTTTTACGTGATGCCGAGCTTCATCTTATAGATGCGAATTCAATCGTTCAAGCTGGCACGATCCAGGCCTCCTTTTTTACCACCGTCCACAGCATCCCTGATTGCTTGGGAGTCTTTTTTCAGACACCGGAAGGAAATGTGGTTCATACCGGGGATTTCAAATTCGATATGTCTCCCGTGAGCGGACCCTTTCCGGATCTTCATCGAATGGCCGAAATTGGAAAACAGGGAGTTAAAGTGCTTCTTTCCGAAAGTACCAATGCTGAAAGACCGGGATTTACTCCTTCAGAACGTTTGGTTGGCGGGCATATTCTGGATGCGTTTGCTAGGGCAAAACAACAAGTATTTATTTCCACGTTCGCTTCCAATGTTAACCGTGTCCAGCAAGTCATTGACGCGGCTGTGGAAACGGGTCGCAAACTGGTTTTGCTCGGCCGGAGCATGATAAATGTTGTGTCTGTGGCTAAGGAGCTAGGCTTTTTGAGCATGCCCGAAGATCTGTTGATTGAGGCGGAGGAAACAGAGAAGTTTCCTGCAGAAAAAATCGCAGTTTTATGTACCGGGAGTCAGGGAGAGCCGATGGCTGCACTGTCCCGGCTAGCCAATTCGATGCATCGAAAAATTGAAATTTTGCCCGGGGATACCGTAATCATTGCCGCAGGAGCTATACCGGGGAATGAGCGGAATCTTGCCCAAGTGATTGACAACCTATACGTGCTGGGCGCCCAAGTCATTTATGGATCAGGTAGCTCAACAGGGATGCATGTATCCGGTCATGGCAGCCAGGAAGAGCTGAAATTAATGTTGACCCTGATGAAACCTCAGTATTTGATTCCCGTGCATGGTGAATTCCGAATGCTGTATCAGCATCGTCTGTTAGCGGAATCTGTAGGGATTCCGAATGAAAATGTGTTTATTGTTCATAACGGTGACACCATTCAGATTGAAGAAGGAAGGGCATCCCTGGGGCCCAAAGTACCATCTGGCAACAGTCTAGTAGATGGGCTGATGACAGGTGATGTGGGTAATATTGTGCTACGAGACCGGAAAAAACTTTCTTCAGACGGAATGCTGATTATTGTTACGACTTTGAGCAAAAATGAGAAGCATATGCTCGCAATGCCAGAGGTCATTTCAAGGGGCTTTGTGTTTGTTAAGGATTCTGAAGTCCTCATGAACCAAATCCGCGAGACAATCATGTCAACAGTGAACGAGTTAACAGAAATCGAAATGAGTCAGTGGGGTCTGATTAAGCAGATGTTAAAGGACAATGTTGGCCGATTTATTTACAGTCAGACCAAGAGAAGACCCATGATTTTACCTATCATTATTGAGATTTAG
- a CDS encoding BrxA/BrxB family bacilliredoxin gives MSMSFDQYMRDSVQPMREELTSLGIQELRTPEDVEAKLPDAKGTVLVVVNSVCGCAAGQCRPGVAEALKHDITPDHLYTVFAGQDKEATAKAREFFAPYPPSSPSIALLKDGELVHFIERHQVEDRSSDQIAADLTSAFDRFCR, from the coding sequence ATGTCGATGTCTTTTGATCAATATATGAGAGATTCTGTTCAGCCGATGCGCGAAGAACTGACAAGTCTCGGAATTCAGGAGCTGCGTACTCCGGAAGATGTGGAGGCCAAGCTGCCTGATGCCAAAGGTACAGTGCTGGTCGTTGTGAACTCGGTATGCGGTTGTGCCGCAGGTCAATGCCGTCCGGGTGTAGCCGAAGCGCTGAAGCATGATATTACACCGGATCATCTGTACACGGTTTTTGCTGGTCAGGATAAGGAAGCAACGGCGAAGGCACGCGAATTTTTCGCACCGTATCCGCCATCTTCTCCTTCGATCGCGCTGTTGAAGGACGGCGAACTGGTTCACTTCATCGAGCGTCATCAGGTGGAGGATCGTTCGTCAGATCAAATCGCTGCTGATTTGACCAGTGCATTTGACCGTTTTTGCCGGTAA
- a CDS encoding NAD(P)/FAD-dependent oxidoreductase: MTYDVIVIGGGSAGLMAAAAASGEGAKVLLLEKGNKLGRKLGISGGGRCNVTNAKELDELIRHIPGNGRFLHSALAAFGNRDIIAFFEQLGIALKEEDNGRMFPVTDKAKTVVDALVNKVRSQGVDIRTGCPVQEVLYKEGHTAGVRLRSGETLRSCNVIVAVGGKSVPHTGSEGDGYAWAEQAGHTITELYPTEVPLTSGETFIQTKELQGLSLRNISLTVWNAKQKKVVVHEGDMIFTHFGLSGPSALRCSQFVVKGMKKDKTSTVLLTLDLQPHKHADEVYRETLELAAADAKKAIKNVLKPYLPERLIPLLLQQTELREDLTYDHIPKQQWQELAHRIKAFPIRVNGTLSLKEAFVTGGGVNLKEINPKTMESKLMPGLFFCGEILDIHGYTGGYNITAAFTTGHTAGTQAALNEML; encoded by the coding sequence ATGACATACGACGTTATTGTAATTGGAGGCGGCTCAGCCGGATTAATGGCCGCTGCGGCAGCCAGCGGTGAGGGCGCCAAGGTGCTTTTACTCGAAAAAGGAAATAAGCTCGGACGAAAGCTGGGTATTTCCGGTGGAGGGCGCTGCAACGTCACGAATGCAAAAGAGCTGGACGAGTTGATCCGGCACATCCCCGGCAATGGACGTTTTCTGCACAGTGCGCTGGCGGCTTTTGGCAACCGGGATATTATCGCCTTTTTTGAACAACTGGGCATAGCCTTAAAGGAAGAAGACAACGGGCGTATGTTTCCGGTGACGGATAAGGCCAAAACAGTTGTCGATGCCTTGGTCAACAAGGTTCGTTCTCAAGGAGTGGACATTCGGACGGGTTGCCCCGTACAGGAGGTTCTTTACAAAGAAGGCCATACTGCGGGGGTAAGACTGCGTTCCGGGGAAACCCTTCGCAGCTGCAACGTTATTGTTGCGGTCGGTGGCAAATCTGTTCCGCATACAGGCTCGGAAGGTGACGGCTACGCATGGGCCGAGCAAGCAGGACATACGATCACCGAGCTGTATCCAACAGAGGTTCCATTAACGTCAGGTGAGACGTTTATCCAGACGAAGGAGCTACAGGGGCTATCCTTGCGCAACATCAGCCTGACCGTGTGGAATGCGAAGCAAAAAAAGGTCGTCGTCCACGAGGGAGACATGATTTTTACACACTTTGGCCTGTCGGGCCCCTCCGCCTTGCGATGCAGTCAGTTTGTCGTAAAAGGAATGAAAAAGGACAAGACCAGCACGGTACTGCTGACTCTGGATTTGCAGCCTCACAAGCATGCTGATGAAGTCTACCGCGAAACACTGGAGCTGGCGGCAGCCGATGCCAAAAAAGCAATTAAAAATGTGCTCAAGCCTTATTTGCCGGAGCGCCTGATTCCGCTGCTGCTCCAGCAAACCGAGCTGCGTGAGGATTTGACGTACGATCATATTCCGAAGCAGCAATGGCAGGAGCTAGCCCATCGAATCAAGGCATTTCCGATCCGCGTGAACGGTACGCTCTCTCTGAAGGAGGCGTTCGTTACCGGAGGCGGTGTGAATTTGAAGGAAATCAATCCGAAAACGATGGAGTCCAAGCTGATGCCGGGATTGTTTTTCTGCGGTGAGATTTTGGATATTCACGGGTACACGGGCGGCTATAATATTACGGCGGCGTTTACCACGGGGCATACGGCGGGAACACAGGCGGCTTTAAACGAAATGCTGTAG
- a CDS encoding YfcC family protein codes for MNIEKKKWKLSLPHSYTLIFLIIITVAALTWIVPSGQFERHEVTVNGVTKTAIVSGTYHTVPKTGEKGDLRQGLPQILAAPIEGIINAADVVSFVLIVGGAFGIILQTGAIDRALTVLAGRLKHKGILLIPIAMVIFSLGGSTFGMSEEIIPLYAIFIPLMFALGFDSMTAILILFLGTQIGYVGSTVNPFSVLIAQGIAGVDGNPQLWLRFIEWLVFTAISIAFTMWYAHRVKRNPEKSIVFQSDIINREQFIKENTGENVVFTFRDKLIIGGFIVTLGAIVWGILAKGWYMTEIGALFFALGIFVGIVTKMSQKEIAENFVKGCGEFIYAAVIIGLARGILIIAEQGMIIDTVLNSLASSLEGLPSYLFTTIMLVAHNIITFLVPSSSGEAALTMPVLAPLGDLVGINREAVVTAYQFGNGLTNLISPTGGVLLAGLAIARISFGQWLKVIFKLFPILWLVAVIFAAISAAVGI; via the coding sequence ATGAACATCGAGAAGAAGAAATGGAAATTATCCTTGCCCCATAGCTATACATTAATATTTTTGATTATTATCACAGTCGCCGCATTGACATGGATTGTGCCGAGCGGACAATTTGAGCGTCATGAAGTGACAGTGAACGGTGTGACCAAAACGGCGATTGTTTCGGGAACTTATCATACTGTACCCAAAACTGGTGAAAAGGGTGATTTAAGGCAGGGACTCCCCCAAATTCTCGCTGCTCCAATCGAGGGGATTATCAATGCCGCTGATGTCGTCTCCTTTGTGCTTATTGTGGGTGGTGCCTTCGGAATTATTTTGCAGACAGGAGCCATCGATCGTGCCTTGACAGTTCTTGCTGGACGGCTGAAACATAAGGGGATACTGCTTATTCCCATTGCCATGGTCATTTTCAGTCTCGGAGGCTCCACCTTTGGGATGAGTGAAGAAATTATTCCGCTGTATGCAATTTTTATTCCATTGATGTTTGCCCTCGGCTTCGATTCTATGACGGCTATCCTTATTCTATTTTTGGGAACGCAGATAGGATATGTGGGTTCGACTGTAAACCCATTTTCAGTTCTGATTGCTCAGGGGATAGCAGGAGTGGATGGTAATCCTCAGCTCTGGCTGAGATTTATTGAATGGCTTGTATTTACTGCGATTTCTATTGCCTTTACGATGTGGTATGCGCACCGGGTTAAGCGAAATCCGGAAAAATCCATAGTGTTTCAGAGTGATATTATAAACCGCGAGCAATTTATAAAAGAAAACACAGGTGAGAACGTCGTCTTCACGTTTCGGGACAAATTAATTATAGGCGGATTTATTGTAACGCTTGGAGCGATTGTCTGGGGAATTTTGGCCAAAGGCTGGTATATGACTGAAATCGGCGCCCTTTTCTTCGCACTCGGTATTTTTGTCGGGATAGTTACCAAAATGAGCCAGAAGGAAATAGCTGAGAATTTTGTAAAAGGGTGTGGAGAATTTATCTACGCTGCAGTGATCATAGGTCTCGCCCGCGGAATTCTGATTATCGCCGAGCAGGGTATGATCATCGATACCGTATTGAATTCACTCGCAAGCAGCCTGGAAGGATTGCCAAGTTACTTGTTCACTACCATTATGTTGGTTGCACATAATATTATTACTTTCCTGGTCCCATCTTCTTCGGGGGAAGCTGCACTAACCATGCCTGTACTTGCACCGCTTGGCGATCTTGTAGGCATTAATCGTGAAGCAGTAGTCACAGCGTACCAATTCGGTAACGGGTTAACCAATCTCATTTCACCGACGGGTGGCGTACTGCTGGCAGGATTGGCCATTGCCCGGATCAGCTTTGGACAGTGGCTAAAGGTAATCTTCAAGCTATTCCCGATTCTGTGGCTAGTTGCTGTTATTTTTGCTGCTATTTCGGCAGCGGTGGGTATTTAA
- a CDS encoding ATP-binding protein: protein MLIALKESVLQVLLAVMSAGFFSILTDYGDKKKVWGGNLLSGSNQRILFWCCLPAILLCSLFQYQSPYGLPSNLGIIPLAVGIMYGRRRTAFILAASALVSVLIIAQSTAMSPMYVGTGFILFPFMLLYVKFFQRGTLLDKKLLISAYVAADMLLKALFPLLWGKQDVWVYVPDLLTTLWNIAAGVLASFLVVSLMQNAFEKLALRRDVTEFTSKYLIEADKLRQVMDLMPLALVTLDSEERVIHMNKTMLELYRDVDPFITLPEVVGRPLTSLLGFNTVPVVNERVARALEGEAGADFINVPPKVFFSSFLPIRDKHVSKTTGVIIALQDITELETLRSELGNFERLSLVGQMAAGITHEIRNPMAVVRGFLQLMREKSPDSLGHYYRIVMEELDRANGIINDFLSLAQNRIVEKEQCHLHDIIRELTPLLWADANLRGQTIELKLEDHVAMLHLNSKEMKQLLLNLSRNAMEAMGDKGVLTISTHEEGDFVELEVKDTGPGIPQNQLEKLFQPFYTTKTKGTGLGLALCQSIVERHHGTIAVDSVEGMGTQFKVRLRRTIPTHRDHSESPSMNSIQK, encoded by the coding sequence TTGTTAATTGCGTTGAAGGAAAGTGTGCTTCAAGTTCTCCTTGCCGTGATGTCGGCGGGTTTTTTCTCTATATTAACGGATTATGGGGATAAGAAAAAGGTTTGGGGTGGCAATCTGCTTTCCGGATCTAATCAAAGGATCCTTTTTTGGTGTTGCTTGCCAGCCATATTGCTATGTTCGCTCTTTCAATATCAGTCTCCTTATGGCCTACCTTCCAATTTGGGGATTATCCCTCTCGCTGTTGGCATCATGTACGGCAGACGGCGCACCGCATTTATTCTTGCCGCTTCTGCGCTGGTCAGTGTTCTGATTATAGCCCAGTCTACGGCAATGTCGCCAATGTATGTGGGTACGGGTTTTATTCTTTTTCCTTTTATGCTGCTGTACGTCAAGTTCTTTCAAAGAGGAACATTGTTGGACAAAAAACTTCTTATTTCTGCCTATGTTGCGGCTGATATGCTGTTAAAGGCGTTATTCCCGCTATTGTGGGGCAAACAGGATGTTTGGGTATATGTTCCTGATCTCCTTACGACACTTTGGAACATTGCAGCAGGTGTGCTGGCAAGCTTTTTGGTCGTCAGTCTGATGCAAAATGCCTTCGAGAAGCTGGCGTTGCGGCGGGATGTGACCGAGTTTACGAGCAAATATTTAATTGAAGCCGATAAGCTGCGTCAAGTTATGGATCTGATGCCGTTAGCTCTAGTCACTCTGGACAGCGAAGAACGGGTTATACATATGAACAAAACGATGCTGGAACTCTATCGGGACGTCGATCCGTTTATTACGCTCCCTGAGGTGGTGGGGCGTCCTTTGACATCGCTGTTGGGTTTTAACACTGTACCAGTGGTCAATGAGCGGGTTGCGAGGGCCCTTGAAGGAGAGGCGGGTGCTGATTTTATAAATGTGCCTCCCAAAGTGTTTTTCTCAAGCTTCCTTCCCATTCGTGATAAACATGTAAGCAAAACGACAGGTGTCATTATCGCCTTGCAGGACATTACAGAGCTGGAGACACTGCGCAGCGAGTTGGGCAATTTCGAGAGGCTTAGTCTGGTCGGACAGATGGCGGCGGGCATTACTCATGAAATACGCAATCCGATGGCGGTTGTGCGAGGATTTTTACAGCTCATGCGCGAAAAGAGTCCCGACTCCCTCGGTCACTACTACCGTATTGTGATGGAGGAGCTGGACCGGGCGAATGGAATTATTAACGATTTTCTGTCACTTGCCCAGAACCGAATTGTCGAGAAGGAACAATGCCATCTGCATGATATTATCCGTGAACTCACTCCTCTGCTGTGGGCAGATGCCAATCTGAGAGGACAGACGATCGAGCTGAAGCTGGAGGATCATGTCGCAATGCTGCATTTGAACTCTAAGGAAATGAAGCAATTGCTGCTCAATCTGTCGCGTAATGCGATGGAGGCTATGGGGGATAAAGGTGTGCTGACGATTTCAACGCATGAAGAGGGCGATTTTGTGGAGCTGGAAGTGAAGGACACGGGTCCCGGTATTCCGCAAAATCAGCTTGAAAAGCTGTTCCAGCCTTTTTACACGACCAAAACGAAAGGTACAGGTCTGGGCCTGGCATTATGCCAAAGTATTGTAGAGCGTCATCACGGTACGATTGCCGTAGATTCGGTGGAGGGAATGGGAACGCAGTTTAAAGTTCGATTGCGCAGAACCATTCCAACTCACAGGGATCATTCTGAATCACCTTCCATGAATTCCATACAGAAATAA